In one window of Pseudomonas putida DNA:
- a CDS encoding CvpA family protein: MAFTWVDWAIIAVVAVSSLISLKRGFVKEALSLLIWIIAGAVAWMFGGSLSQYLESYIQTPSARIIAGCTILFVATLLVGAMINFLVGELIRVTGLSGTDRFLGMVFGAARGALLVVVAVGLLSLGPVQQDPWWQESRLIPQFLLVADWSKNLILGFAGQWMSSGISSPVDLPFKEQLLGPSRP, translated from the coding sequence GTGGCATTTACCTGGGTTGATTGGGCGATCATTGCGGTCGTCGCCGTTTCCTCACTGATCAGTCTCAAGCGCGGCTTCGTCAAGGAAGCCTTGTCCTTGCTCATCTGGATCATTGCCGGCGCGGTCGCCTGGATGTTCGGCGGGTCGCTGTCGCAGTACCTGGAGAGCTATATCCAGACACCCTCGGCACGGATCATCGCCGGGTGTACCATTCTTTTCGTCGCCACCCTGCTGGTGGGGGCGATGATCAACTTCCTCGTCGGCGAGCTGATCCGCGTGACCGGGCTGTCCGGCACCGATCGTTTCCTCGGCATGGTGTTCGGCGCCGCGCGCGGGGCCTTGCTGGTGGTGGTGGCCGTCGGCTTGCTCAGCCTGGGCCCGGTGCAACAGGATCCGTGGTGGCAGGAATCACGCCTGATACCACAATTTCTATTGGTCGCTGACTGGTCGAAGAACCTGATTCTCGGTTTCGCCGGTCAGTGGATGTCCAGTGGGATCAGCTCTCCAGTTGATCTTCCGTTCAAGGAACAGCTGCTCGGTCCATCCCGGCCCTGA
- a CDS encoding nitrilase-related carbon-nitrogen hydrolase, protein MRKLLASALALVMIAALFSYGFWTQQRPEGHYLSDLRIELALNQGVPGEHGNLLGIEPLLYPSDYQNLGRLHRKLSAYLEQARAQGLVNPRTVVVLPEHIGTWLWARGEKKELYQVTQFREAWQWLELSNPVRYGLAMLAATGDDRRSDAHLRMKARQMAADYQQLFGGLAREFGVTLVAGSIVLPSPYVEEGQLHVGKGPLFNSSLVFASDGTPLGQPQLQQYADSEVRRFIQDGQAQPLQVVQTPAGRLGVLVGSDSWYPRNHELLAHQSVQLIANPVFLSGKGSWQEPWRGNRHQQAANQLPLSKGEVSEEAAWRQLILAANPKLPSISVFLRGQFWELGSDGQGFANQAGAQLAGNPSQGARLLNLWL, encoded by the coding sequence ATGCGCAAACTCCTGGCAAGCGCCCTGGCGCTGGTGATGATCGCCGCCCTGTTCAGCTATGGCTTCTGGACCCAACAGCGCCCGGAAGGTCATTACCTGTCCGATTTGCGCATCGAACTGGCGCTCAACCAGGGGGTACCCGGCGAGCACGGCAACCTGCTGGGCATCGAGCCGTTGCTCTACCCCAGCGACTACCAGAACCTCGGGCGCCTGCACCGCAAGCTCTCGGCCTATCTGGAACAGGCCCGTGCCCAAGGCTTGGTCAACCCGCGAACGGTGGTGGTGCTACCCGAGCACATCGGCACCTGGCTCTGGGCCCGCGGCGAGAAAAAGGAGCTGTACCAGGTCACCCAGTTCCGCGAGGCCTGGCAGTGGCTGGAGCTGAGCAACCCCGTGCGCTACGGCCTGGCCATGCTGGCGGCCACTGGTGATGATCGCCGCTCCGACGCGCACCTGCGCATGAAGGCGCGGCAGATGGCCGCTGACTACCAGCAACTGTTTGGCGGCCTGGCCCGCGAGTTCGGCGTCACCCTGGTGGCCGGCTCCATCGTGCTGCCGTCACCCTATGTCGAGGAGGGCCAGTTGCATGTCGGCAAAGGCCCGCTGTTCAACAGCAGCCTGGTGTTCGCCAGCGATGGCACACCGCTTGGCCAGCCGCAGTTGCAGCAATACGCCGATAGCGAGGTCCGTCGTTTCATTCAAGATGGCCAGGCCCAGCCGCTGCAGGTCGTGCAGACCCCGGCGGGGCGCCTGGGTGTACTGGTGGGCAGCGACAGCTGGTATCCGCGCAACCATGAACTGTTGGCTCACCAGTCGGTGCAACTGATCGCCAATCCGGTGTTTCTCAGTGGCAAGGGAAGTTGGCAGGAACCCTGGCGCGGCAACCGCCACCAACAGGCTGCCAACCAGTTGCCGCTGAGCAAAGGCGAAGTCAGTGAAGAGGCGGCTTGGCGTCAACTGATCCTGGCCGCCAACCCCAAGCTGCCAAGCATCAGTGTCTTCCTGCGCGGCCAGTTCTGGGAGCTGGGCAGCGACGGCCAGGGCTTTGCCAACCAGGCGGGCGCGCAACTGGCTGGCAATCCCAGCCAGGGTGCCCGCCTGCTGAACCTGTGGCTGTAA
- a CDS encoding O-succinylhomoserine sulfhydrylase, producing MTDQWDAGRLDSDLEGVGFDTLAVRAGQHRTPEGEHSEALFLTSSYVFRTAADAAARFAGETPGNVYSRYTNPTVRAFEERLAAMEGAEQAVATSTGMAAILAVVMSLCSAGDHVLVSQSVFGSTISLFEKYFKRFGVQVDYVPLVDLGGWKNAIKANTKLLIVESPSNPLAELVDIGALAEIAHAGGAMLVVDNCFSTPALQQPLKQGADIVFHSATKFIDGQGRSMGGVVAGRAEQMKEVVGFLRTAGPTLSPFNAWIFTKGLETLKLRMRAHCESAQALAEWLEQQEGVEKVHYAGLPSHPQHELAKRQMSGFGAVVSFEVKGGKEGAWRFIDATRVISITTNLGDSKTTIAHPATTSHGRLSPQEREAAGIRDSLIRVAVGLEDVVDLQADLARGLAAL from the coding sequence ATGACGGATCAATGGGATGCCGGACGGCTGGACAGCGACCTGGAGGGTGTCGGTTTCGACACCCTGGCAGTGCGTGCCGGTCAGCACCGTACGCCCGAGGGCGAGCACAGCGAAGCGCTGTTCCTGACCTCCAGCTATGTCTTCCGCACGGCCGCCGATGCGGCTGCGCGTTTTGCCGGTGAAACGCCGGGCAACGTTTACTCACGCTACACCAACCCGACCGTGCGTGCCTTCGAGGAGCGCCTGGCGGCCATGGAAGGTGCAGAGCAGGCCGTGGCGACGTCCACCGGCATGGCGGCGATTCTCGCCGTGGTCATGTCGCTGTGCAGCGCTGGCGACCACGTGCTGGTGTCGCAGAGCGTGTTCGGCTCGACCATCAGCCTGTTCGAGAAGTATTTCAAGCGCTTCGGTGTGCAGGTGGACTATGTGCCGCTGGTCGATCTTGGTGGTTGGAAGAACGCCATCAAGGCCAATACCAAGCTGCTGATCGTCGAGTCGCCGTCCAACCCGCTGGCGGAGTTGGTGGATATCGGCGCACTGGCCGAAATCGCCCACGCCGGTGGCGCGATGCTGGTAGTGGACAACTGCTTCAGCACGCCGGCGCTGCAGCAACCGCTCAAGCAGGGGGCCGATATCGTCTTCCACTCCGCGACCAAGTTCATCGACGGCCAGGGCCGCAGCATGGGCGGCGTGGTTGCCGGTCGTGCCGAGCAGATGAAGGAAGTGGTGGGCTTCTTGCGTACCGCGGGGCCGACCCTCAGCCCGTTCAACGCCTGGATTTTCACCAAGGGCCTGGAGACCCTTAAGCTGCGCATGCGTGCGCACTGCGAGAGCGCGCAGGCCTTGGCTGAATGGCTGGAACAGCAGGAGGGTGTGGAAAAGGTGCATTACGCCGGCTTGCCAAGCCACCCACAGCACGAACTGGCCAAGCGCCAGATGAGTGGCTTCGGCGCGGTGGTCAGCTTTGAGGTCAAGGGCGGCAAAGAGGGCGCCTGGCGCTTTATCGACGCCACTCGGGTGATTTCGATCACCACGAACCTGGGTGACAGCAAGACCACCATCGCCCATCCGGCGACCACCTCCCACGGTCGTCTGAGCCCGCAGGAGCGCGAGGCGGCCGGCATCCGTGACAGCCTGATTCGTGTTGCGGTAGGGCTTGAGGACGTCGTCGATCTGCAGGCCGACCTGGCGCGTGGGTTGGCAGCGCTGTGA
- a CDS encoding DUF2242 domain-containing protein: protein MSRSTVSVALGLALVLAGVSGCSSKKAAIYEHENFDDSGTFSRSFQVSDAGSCEAARRALLSQGYIITSSDASQVAGNKSFQQNAENHLQISFNITCAPDSSDDQRSTIFANALQDRYTLKKSNTSASLGVGILGSVSMPIGSTDDSMVKVASETVTSPQFYERYFALVESYLPKPKKQKKAAPQVEAPKPEKPAQELGLPEPAALAPAAQPAAVPVSGSAPQVEPAAPVTPSEHAPSPTAATPAASEAPAAPVVDDSQGSQPIAPPVEAAPIQVQQAAPTGEPVPSSL from the coding sequence ATGTCCAGATCTACCGTCTCTGTAGCGCTCGGGCTGGCCCTGGTGCTGGCGGGTGTTTCCGGCTGTTCCTCGAAAAAGGCAGCGATCTACGAACACGAGAACTTCGACGACTCGGGGACGTTCTCGCGCAGCTTCCAGGTCAGCGATGCCGGGTCGTGCGAAGCCGCGCGCCGGGCATTGCTGAGCCAGGGCTATATCATCACCAGCAGTGACGCGAGCCAGGTGGCGGGCAATAAAAGCTTCCAGCAGAACGCCGAGAACCACCTGCAGATCAGCTTCAACATCACCTGCGCCCCCGACAGCAGCGACGATCAGCGTTCGACGATCTTTGCCAACGCCCTGCAGGATCGCTACACCCTGAAAAAATCCAACACCTCGGCCAGCCTCGGTGTCGGCATCCTCGGCTCGGTGTCGATGCCGATCGGCTCCACCGACGACTCCATGGTCAAGGTGGCCAGCGAAACCGTGACTTCGCCGCAGTTCTACGAGCGTTATTTCGCGCTGGTCGAAAGCTACCTGCCAAAACCGAAGAAGCAGAAAAAGGCCGCCCCTCAGGTGGAGGCGCCCAAGCCTGAAAAACCGGCGCAGGAGTTGGGCTTGCCCGAGCCTGCGGCATTGGCCCCGGCCGCACAGCCAGCGGCGGTGCCGGTGTCTGGCAGCGCGCCGCAGGTCGAGCCGGCAGCGCCGGTGACTCCTTCGGAGCACGCGCCATCGCCGACCGCTGCAACACCAGCCGCCAGCGAGGCGCCCGCGGCGCCAGTGGTCGACGATAGCCAGGGCTCCCAGCCTATTGCGCCGCCGGTCGAAGCTGCGCCGATCCAGGTGCAGCAAGCGGCACCCACCGGCGAGCCGGTACCTTCGTCACTCTAG
- the purF gene encoding amidophosphoribosyltransferase has product MCGIVGIVGKSNVNQALYDALTVLQHRGQDAAGIVTSHDGRLFLRKDNGLVRDVFQQRHMQRLVGHMGIGHVRYPTAGSSTSAEAQPFYVNSPYGITLAHNGNLTNVEQLAKEIYESDLRHVNTNSDSEVLLNVFAHELAVRGKLQPTEEDVFAAVSHVHSRCVGGYAVVAMITGYGIVGFRDPNGIRPVVFGQRHTDEGVEYMIASESVALDVLGFTLIRDLAPGEAVYITEEGQMYTKQCANNPKLQPCIFEHVYLARPDSIMDGVSVYKARLRMGEKLAEKIRRERPEHDIDVVIPIPDTSRTAALELANHLGVKFREGFVKNRYIGRTFIMPGQAARKKSVRQKLNAIELEFRGKNVMLVDDSIVRGTTCKQIIQMAREAGAKNVYFCSAAPAVRYPNVYGIDMPSAHELIAHNRTTEQVAELIGADWLIYQDLPDLIDSVGGGKIKIEHFDCAVFNGEYVTGDIDDAYLDRIEQARNDAAKVKTQAVSAIIDLYNN; this is encoded by the coding sequence ATGTGTGGCATCGTCGGTATCGTCGGTAAGTCGAACGTCAATCAGGCGCTGTATGACGCGCTAACGGTCCTCCAGCACCGCGGCCAGGACGCTGCCGGTATCGTGACCAGCCATGACGGCCGGTTGTTCCTGCGCAAGGATAATGGCCTGGTGCGCGACGTCTTCCAGCAGCGCCACATGCAGCGCCTGGTCGGCCACATGGGCATCGGCCACGTGCGCTACCCGACCGCGGGCAGCTCCACCTCGGCCGAGGCTCAGCCGTTCTACGTCAACTCGCCGTATGGCATCACCCTGGCGCACAACGGCAACCTGACCAACGTCGAACAGTTGGCCAAGGAGATCTACGAGTCCGACCTGCGTCACGTCAACACCAATTCCGACTCGGAAGTGCTGCTCAACGTGTTCGCCCATGAACTGGCCGTACGCGGCAAGCTGCAGCCGACCGAGGAGGACGTGTTCGCGGCGGTCTCCCATGTGCACAGCCGCTGTGTCGGTGGCTATGCGGTGGTGGCGATGATCACCGGCTACGGCATCGTCGGCTTCCGTGACCCCAACGGCATTCGTCCGGTGGTGTTCGGCCAGCGCCACACCGACGAAGGCGTCGAGTACATGATCGCCTCCGAAAGCGTTGCCCTGGACGTCCTCGGCTTCACCCTGATCCGTGACCTGGCGCCAGGCGAGGCCGTGTACATCACCGAAGAAGGGCAGATGTACACCAAGCAGTGTGCCAACAACCCGAAACTGCAGCCCTGCATCTTCGAGCATGTCTACCTGGCTCGTCCTGACTCGATCATGGACGGTGTCTCGGTGTATAAGGCGCGTCTGCGCATGGGCGAGAAGCTGGCCGAGAAGATTCGCCGCGAGCGCCCGGAGCACGACATCGACGTGGTCATCCCGATCCCGGACACCAGCCGCACCGCGGCCCTGGAGCTGGCCAACCACCTGGGTGTGAAGTTCCGCGAAGGCTTCGTCAAGAACCGCTACATCGGCCGTACCTTCATCATGCCCGGCCAGGCCGCGCGCAAGAAATCGGTACGCCAGAAGCTCAATGCCATCGAGCTGGAATTCCGCGGCAAGAACGTGATGCTGGTGGATGACTCGATCGTACGCGGCACCACCTGCAAGCAGATCATCCAGATGGCCCGTGAGGCAGGCGCGAAGAACGTCTACTTCTGCTCCGCGGCGCCGGCTGTGCGTTACCCCAACGTCTACGGCATCGACATGCCGAGCGCTCACGAACTGATCGCCCACAACCGTACCACTGAACAGGTGGCCGAGTTGATCGGCGCCGACTGGCTGATCTATCAGGACCTGCCGGACCTGATCGACTCGGTCGGTGGCGGCAAGATCAAGATCGAGCACTTCGATTGCGCGGTGTTCAACGGTGAATACGTTACCGGCGACATCGACGATGCCTACCTGGACCGTATCGAACAGGCTCGCAACGATGCGGCCAAGGTCAAGACCCAGGCTGTCAGCGCGATCATCGACCTGTACAACAACTGA
- a CDS encoding SPOR domain-containing protein, producing MAVLDKGMKQRMVGALVLVALAVIFLPMLFTREDEMRQVRVEAPQAPAMPSLPDVKVEPVQVPEPQALPDPSEQPPVVVDESTAPVSAPTQPITPSPAQVAQVPVAKSPAPAPAAKAEARPVPPATPAPAATASASKPATASKIDANGLPVSWSIQLASLSNRAGADNLQKTLRSQGYNAYIRSADGMNRVFVGPLIERAEAERLRDVINRQQNLKGIVVRFQPERG from the coding sequence ATGGCAGTGCTGGATAAAGGGATGAAGCAGCGCATGGTCGGTGCGCTGGTGCTGGTGGCGCTGGCGGTGATCTTCCTGCCGATGCTGTTCACCCGCGAGGACGAGATGCGCCAGGTGCGCGTCGAGGCGCCCCAGGCGCCGGCCATGCCAAGCCTTCCCGACGTCAAGGTGGAGCCTGTGCAGGTGCCGGAGCCTCAGGCGCTGCCTGATCCCTCGGAGCAACCGCCAGTGGTGGTCGACGAGTCCACTGCACCGGTCAGCGCGCCAACCCAGCCGATCACGCCGTCACCTGCGCAGGTCGCCCAGGTGCCGGTGGCCAAGTCGCCAGCCCCAGCACCTGCCGCTAAAGCTGAAGCGCGCCCGGTGCCGCCTGCCACTCCCGCACCTGCTGCCACTGCCAGTGCAAGCAAGCCGGCGACAGCGTCGAAGATCGACGCCAACGGCCTGCCGGTGAGCTGGTCGATCCAGCTGGCCAGCCTGTCCAATCGCGCTGGGGCCGATAACCTGCAGAAGACGCTGCGCAGCCAGGGCTACAACGCCTACATCCGGTCGGCTGACGGCATGAACCGGGTATTCGTCGGCCCACTGATCGAGCGTGCCGAAGCCGAGCGCCTGCGTGATGTGATCAACCGCCAGCAGAATCTCAAGGGTATCGTGGTTCGTTTCCAGCCGGAACGAGGCTAA
- the folC gene encoding bifunctional tetrahydrofolate synthase/dihydrofolate synthase, with protein MSQRTLGEWLAYLEQLHPSAIDMGLERSQQVLARLALGRLAPRVVTVTGTNGKGSTCAFIASLLRAQGLKVGVYSSPHLLRYNERVLIDGVEASDERLCEAFAAVEAARGEISLTYFEMGTLAAFWLFQHSQLDAVVLEVGLGGRLDTVNVVDADMALVTSIGVDHVDYLGDTRERVAFEKAGIFRAGKPALCGDLDPPQPLLDKAAELAAPLFLRGREFDLDSADGRWSWRGTSTDGQPVALHDLPLLDLPMENAALALQAYLLMGLPWQAEQVRRALLDTRITGRLDRRQLTWQGKTVELLLDVGHNPHAAEYLARRLAARPLKGRRLAVFGLLADKDLEGVIAPLQGLVDDWAVAPLDTPRSRAAAELATALTNQGATVKSYASVAAALEGQCAQATADDQILLFGSFFCVGQALEWLERQVPEDGVDGSAG; from the coding sequence ATGAGCCAGCGTACCCTGGGCGAGTGGCTCGCATACCTCGAGCAGTTGCACCCTTCGGCCATCGACATGGGCCTGGAGCGTTCACAGCAGGTGCTGGCGCGCCTCGCGCTCGGTCGGCTGGCGCCGAGGGTGGTGACGGTCACCGGCACCAACGGCAAGGGTTCGACCTGTGCGTTCATCGCCTCGTTGCTGCGTGCCCAGGGCTTGAAGGTCGGCGTGTACAGCTCGCCGCACCTGTTGCGTTACAACGAGCGGGTGCTGATCGATGGCGTCGAAGCCAGCGATGAGCGTCTGTGCGAAGCCTTCGCCGCCGTCGAGGCGGCGCGGGGCGAGATTTCCCTTACCTACTTCGAGATGGGTACATTGGCGGCCTTCTGGCTGTTCCAACATTCGCAGCTCGATGCCGTGGTGCTCGAAGTGGGCCTTGGTGGCCGTCTGGACACCGTGAACGTGGTGGACGCCGACATGGCGCTGGTGACCAGCATCGGTGTCGACCATGTCGATTACCTGGGTGATACCCGTGAACGGGTGGCCTTCGAGAAGGCTGGCATCTTCCGTGCGGGCAAGCCGGCGCTATGTGGCGACCTGGACCCACCGCAGCCACTGCTGGACAAGGCCGCCGAACTGGCTGCGCCGCTTTTCCTGCGTGGCCGTGAGTTCGACCTGGACAGCGCCGACGGCCGCTGGAGCTGGCGTGGCACCTCGACCGATGGTCAGCCGGTGGCGCTGCATGACCTGCCGCTGCTCGACCTGCCCATGGAAAACGCTGCCCTGGCACTGCAGGCCTACCTGCTGATGGGCTTGCCGTGGCAGGCCGAGCAGGTTCGCCGGGCGTTGCTCGATACCCGCATTACCGGTCGCCTGGACCGTCGCCAGTTGACCTGGCAGGGCAAGACGGTGGAGCTGCTGCTGGATGTCGGGCACAACCCGCATGCCGCCGAGTACCTGGCTCGCCGCCTGGCCGCGCGTCCGTTGAAGGGGCGTCGGTTGGCGGTGTTCGGCCTGCTCGCCGACAAGGACCTGGAGGGCGTGATCGCGCCACTGCAGGGCCTGGTCGACGACTGGGCGGTAGCCCCCCTGGATACCCCGCGCAGTCGTGCGGCTGCCGAACTGGCCACTGCCTTGACGAACCAAGGTGCTACGGTGAAGTCTTATGCCAGTGTCGCCGCTGCCTTAGAAGGGCAGTGTGCACAGGCAACGGCGGATGACCAGATCTTGCTGTTCGGTTCGTTTTTCTGCGTCGGCCAAGCCCTGGAATGGCTCGAGCGGCAGGTCCCGGAGGATGGAGTAGATGGCAGTGCTGGATAA
- a CDS encoding SDR family oxidoreductase, with amino-acid sequence MIDWTGGEPDHNGRVALVTGAARGIGLGIAAWLICEGWQVVLSDLDRQRGAKVAKTLGSNAWFIAMDVSDEAQVSAGVAQVLGQFGRLDALVCNAAIANPHNHTLESLSLAQWNRVLAVNLSGPMLLAKHCAPYLRAHGGAIVNLASTRARQSEPDTEAYAASKGGLLALTHALAMSLGPEIRVNAVSPGWIDARDPSQRRAEPLTEADHAQHPTGRVGTVEDVAALVAWLLSRQAGFVTGQEFVVDGGMSRKMIYS; translated from the coding sequence GTGATCGACTGGACAGGTGGCGAGCCAGACCATAACGGTCGGGTGGCCTTGGTAACCGGTGCCGCCCGCGGCATCGGCCTGGGCATCGCCGCCTGGCTGATCTGCGAAGGTTGGCAGGTGGTGTTGAGTGACCTGGACCGCCAGCGCGGTGCCAAGGTTGCCAAGACCCTGGGCAGCAACGCCTGGTTCATCGCCATGGACGTCTCCGACGAGGCCCAGGTCAGCGCTGGTGTGGCGCAGGTGCTGGGCCAATTCGGGCGTCTGGATGCGCTGGTGTGCAACGCGGCCATCGCCAACCCGCACAACCATACGCTCGAGAGCTTGAGCCTTGCGCAATGGAATCGTGTATTGGCGGTCAACCTCAGTGGCCCGATGCTGTTGGCCAAGCACTGTGCGCCTTACCTGCGCGCGCATGGCGGGGCGATCGTCAACCTGGCCTCCACACGTGCACGTCAGTCGGAGCCGGACACCGAAGCCTATGCCGCAAGCAAGGGCGGGCTGCTGGCACTGACCCACGCCCTGGCCATGAGCCTGGGGCCGGAGATCCGGGTCAACGCCGTCAGCCCTGGTTGGATCGACGCCCGCGATCCGTCCCAGCGCCGCGCCGAACCCCTCACCGAAGCCGACCATGCCCAGCATCCAACGGGCAGGGTAGGGACGGTGGAGGATGTTGCGGCACTGGTGGCCTGGCTGTTGTCGCGTCAGGCCGGATTCGTCACCGGCCAGGAATTTGTGGTCGATGGCGGCATGAGCCGCAAGATGATCTACAGCTGA
- a CDS encoding AraC family transcriptional regulator: MRQPRVRLGDLSVGFVQPLTEALQELGHDPAPLLQRYGLDAMRMNEAGARLSIPRYMHLGHAAIELSAEPALGLRMGRLSRLAQAGLAGVTAAQAPNVREAARTLLRYEPLYAANYRGSSAFIEDAHGAWLRFYSISPYNTYNRFVVDSLLAGWLAQLSGLAGTPLLAERMEIEFEAPAYSTLYQPLCSTPVQFGAASNQLRLGQAALALGNPHHCPSTWQHLLQLCEAELTQRTRVRSLGERITHLLGPLLNGGREPDLEEVSRHLQLPTWTLRRKLAEEGSSFRGLLNDTRRDLAETYIRDTELAFGEIAYLLGFASAEAFQRAFKRWTRLTPGEFRRHQRQVG, from the coding sequence ATGCGCCAGCCACGCGTGCGCCTGGGTGACCTCTCGGTAGGTTTCGTCCAGCCCCTGACCGAAGCCCTGCAGGAGCTGGGACATGACCCGGCACCGCTGCTGCAACGTTATGGGCTGGATGCCATGCGCATGAACGAAGCCGGTGCCCGCCTGTCGATTCCCCGCTACATGCACCTGGGGCATGCAGCCATCGAGCTCAGTGCCGAGCCCGCCCTGGGGCTGCGCATGGGACGCCTGAGCCGCCTGGCCCAGGCTGGCCTGGCAGGCGTGACGGCAGCGCAAGCCCCGAACGTGCGCGAGGCCGCGCGTACCCTGCTGCGCTATGAGCCGCTGTACGCTGCCAACTATCGTGGCAGCTCGGCCTTCATCGAAGACGCCCACGGGGCCTGGCTGCGCTTTTATTCGATCAGCCCGTACAACACCTACAACCGCTTCGTGGTCGATTCGTTGCTGGCCGGCTGGCTGGCACAGCTGTCAGGGCTGGCTGGCACGCCGCTGCTGGCCGAACGCATGGAAATCGAGTTCGAGGCGCCCGCCTACAGTACCCTGTACCAACCATTGTGCAGCACGCCCGTGCAGTTCGGTGCCGCCAGCAACCAGCTGCGCCTCGGCCAGGCCGCCCTCGCGCTGGGCAACCCACACCACTGCCCCAGTACCTGGCAGCACCTGCTGCAACTGTGCGAGGCGGAGCTGACCCAGCGCACGCGTGTGCGCAGCCTGGGCGAGCGCATCACACATCTGCTCGGCCCATTGCTCAACGGCGGACGGGAGCCTGACCTGGAGGAGGTGTCACGCCACCTGCAATTGCCCACCTGGACCTTGCGTCGCAAGCTGGCCGAGGAAGGCTCGAGCTTTCGCGGCCTGCTCAATGACACCCGACGCGACCTCGCCGAAACCTATATCCGCGACACGGAGCTGGCCTTCGGTGAAATCGCCTATCTGCTGGGGTTTGCATCGGCCGAAGCCTTCCAGCGCGCATTCAAGCGCTGGACGAGGCTGACACCGGGGGAGTTTCGCCGCCATCAGCGGCAAGTAGGCTAG
- the accD gene encoding acetyl-CoA carboxylase, carboxyltransferase subunit beta, protein MSNWLVDKLIPSIMRSEVKKSSVPEGLWHKCPACEAVLYRPELEKTLDVCPKCNHHMRIGARERIDIFLDVEGRAELGADLEPVDRLKFRDGKKYKDRLTAAQKQTGEKDALVSVSGTLMGMPIVVSAFEFSFMGGSMGAIVGERFVRAANYALENRCPMICFSASGGARMQEALISLMQMAKTSAVLARLREEGIPFISVLTDPVYGGVSASLAMLGDVIVGEPKALIGFAGPRVIEQTVREKLPEGFQRSEFLLEHGAIDLIISRHELRPRLARLLAQMTGQPTPEQAKEAAVVA, encoded by the coding sequence ATGAGCAACTGGTTGGTAGACAAACTGATCCCTTCGATCATGCGTTCCGAGGTGAAGAAGAGCTCGGTGCCGGAAGGCCTGTGGCACAAGTGCCCGGCGTGCGAAGCCGTGCTGTATCGTCCGGAGCTGGAAAAAACACTCGACGTCTGCCCCAAGTGCAACCATCACATGCGTATCGGCGCCCGTGAGCGTATCGACATCTTCCTCGATGTCGAAGGCCGCGCCGAGCTGGGCGCTGACCTGGAACCGGTCGATCGCCTGAAGTTCCGTGATGGCAAGAAGTACAAGGATCGCCTGACCGCCGCGCAGAAGCAGACCGGCGAGAAGGACGCGCTGGTCTCGGTCAGCGGCACACTCATGGGCATGCCGATCGTGGTCAGCGCCTTCGAGTTCTCCTTCATGGGTGGTTCGATGGGTGCCATCGTCGGCGAGCGCTTCGTGCGCGCAGCCAACTACGCCCTGGAAAACCGTTGCCCGATGATCTGTTTCTCCGCCTCCGGCGGTGCGCGCATGCAGGAAGCGCTGATCTCGCTGATGCAGATGGCCAAGACCTCGGCGGTGCTGGCGCGCCTGCGTGAAGAAGGCATCCCGTTCATCTCGGTACTGACCGACCCGGTCTATGGTGGTGTGTCCGCCAGTCTTGCGATGCTGGGTGATGTCATCGTCGGTGAACCGAAGGCGCTGATCGGCTTCGCCGGCCCGCGTGTGATCGAGCAGACCGTGCGCGAAAAACTGCCGGAAGGCTTCCAGCGCAGCGAGTTCCTGCTGGAGCATGGTGCCATCGACCTGATCATCTCCCGTCATGAGCTGCGTCCACGCCTGGCCCGCCTGCTGGCACAGATGACCGGCCAACCGACTCCCGAGCAGGCAAAAGAAGCGGCCGTCGTCGCGTGA